The Vigna unguiculata cultivar IT97K-499-35 chromosome 6, ASM411807v1, whole genome shotgun sequence genome contains a region encoding:
- the LOC114188933 gene encoding transcriptional adapter ADA2b isoform X2, translating into MGRSRGNFHHADEDPNQRSRRKKNAASGENSESGAAGQGAGEGKKALYHCNYCNKDITGKIRIKCAMCPDFDLCIECFSVGAEVTPHKSNHPYRVMDNLSFPLICPDWNADDEILLLEGIEMYGLGNWTEVAEHVGTKNKESCIEHYKNIYLSSPFFPVPDMSHVVGKNRKELLAMAKGQGEDKKGISMGDLSLKAESPFSPSRAKVEDSHKAGTANRLSSNLNSDSGPSGNTHSAAGANQKASNVARGKGGPGVIKMEDSQIDRDFGGKKPTSSGNEGPSLVELSGYNAKRQEFDTEYDNDAEQLLAEMEFKDTDSEEERELKLRVLRLYSKRLDERKRRKDFILERNLLYPNPLEKDLTPEEKAMCRKYDIFMRFHSKEDHDELLRTMIFEHRSWKKIQELKEARLAGCRNSADAEKYISLKRKREAEENARRTRTKESAQVGPSNQGIPNALTSPDSASKDLSARPAGPATSSSVNEMDAIGYSGADLLSEAEKRLCCELRLSPATYLKMQEQLSLQILAGTVSAKSDAHQLFKLDAIKVDRVYDMLIKKGIGLP; encoded by the exons ATGGGTCGTTCTCGTGGGAATTTTCATCACGCGGATGAGGACCCCAACCAGAG ATCAAGGAGAAAAAAGAATGCCGCCAGTGGAGAAAACTCTGAATCTGGAGCTGCAG GTCAAGGAGCAGGAGAAGGGAAAAAGGCTCTGTACCATTGCAATTATTGTAATAAAGATATAACTGGAAAAATCCGTATTAAGTGTGCCATGTGCCCAGATTTTGACTTGTGTATAGAGTGCTTTTCCGTTGGAGCTGAGGTGACACCTCACAAAAGCAACCATCCTTACAGGGTTATG GACAATTTGTCTTTCCCTCTTATTTGCCCAGACTGGAACGCAGATGATGAAATTTTGCTGCTAGAG GGAATCGAAATGTATGGCTTGGGAAACTGGACAGAAGTCGCTGAGCATGTTGGAACCAAAAACAAAGAGTCATGCATCGAACACTATAAGAACATATACTTGAGCTCCCCATTCTTTCCTGTTCCG GACATGTCTCACGTGGTTGGGAAAAACAGAAAAGAACTTCTTGCCATGGCAAAGGGGCAGGGTGAAGACAAGAAAG GAATTTCCATGGGGGATCTTAGTTTAAAGGCAGAATCTCCCTTCTCTCCATCTAGAGCCAA GGTTGAAGATTCACATAAAGCTGGCACTGCTAATCGTTTGTCTTCCAATTTGAATTCAG ATTCTGGTCCCTCGGGTAACACACACTCTGCCGCTGGTGCTAACCAAAAGGCATCTAATGTGGCCAGGGGAAAAGGTGGTCCTGGAGTCATTAAAATGGAAG ATTCTCAGATAGACAGAGATTTTGGAGGAAAGAAGCCAACTTCCTCAGGAAATGAAGGCCCTTCTTTGGTAGAATTGAGTGGTTACAATGCTAAAAGACAAGAATTCGATACTGAGTATGATAATGATGCTGAACAACTACTCGCTGAAATGGAATTTAAGGATACTGACTCTGAGGAAGAGCGAGAGTTGAAATTACGTGTATTGCGTTTATATTCAAAGAG GCTTGATGAAAGAAAACGGAGGAAGGATTTCATACTCGAAAGAAATTTGTTATACCCAAATCCATTGGAGAAGGATTTAACACCCGAGGAGAAGGCAATGTGTCgaaaatatgatatattcaTGCGCTTTCATTCTAAGGAAGATCACGATGAGTTGCTTAGAACAATGATCTTTGAGCATAGAAGTTGGAAAAAGATTCAAGAGCTTAAG GAAGCCCGGTTAGCCGGTTGCCGCAATTCAGCTGATGCTGAAAAATATATCTCTTTGAAGAGAAAGAGGGAAGCAGAAGAAAATGCTCGAAGGACAAGGACAAAAGAAAGTGCTCAGGTTGGGCCGAGCAATCAGGGTATTCCAAATGCATTGACTTCTCCAGATTCAGCTAGTAAGGATCTGAGTGCAAGACCTGCAGGGCCAGCTACTTCTAGTTCTGTCAATGAGATGGATGCCATAGGATACAGTGGAGCAGATTTGCTTTCTGAAGCG GAGAAACGTTTGTGCTGTGAGCTAAGATTGTCTCCAGCCACGTATCTAAAAATGCAAGAGCAACTGTCACTGCAAATACTTGCTGGCACTGTGTCTGCAAAATCTGATGCTCATCAATTGTTCAAGTTGGATGCCATAAAAGTTGACAGGGTGTATGATATGCTCATTAAAAAGGGGATCGGTTTACCCTGA
- the LOC114188933 gene encoding transcriptional adapter ADA2b isoform X1 — MGRSRGNFHHADEDPNQRSRRKKNAASGENSESGAAGQGAGEGKKALYHCNYCNKDITGKIRIKCAMCPDFDLCIECFSVGAEVTPHKSNHPYRVMDNLSFPLICPDWNADDEILLLEGIEMYGLGNWTEVAEHVGTKNKESCIEHYKNIYLSSPFFPVPDMSHVVGKNRKELLAMAKGQGEDKKGISMGDLSLKAESPFSPSRAKVEDSHKAGTANRLSSNLNSESDSGPSGNTHSAAGANQKASNVARGKGGPGVIKMEDSQIDRDFGGKKPTSSGNEGPSLVELSGYNAKRQEFDTEYDNDAEQLLAEMEFKDTDSEEERELKLRVLRLYSKRLDERKRRKDFILERNLLYPNPLEKDLTPEEKAMCRKYDIFMRFHSKEDHDELLRTMIFEHRSWKKIQELKEARLAGCRNSADAEKYISLKRKREAEENARRTRTKESAQVGPSNQGIPNALTSPDSASKDLSARPAGPATSSSVNEMDAIGYSGADLLSEAEKRLCCELRLSPATYLKMQEQLSLQILAGTVSAKSDAHQLFKLDAIKVDRVYDMLIKKGIGLP; from the exons ATGGGTCGTTCTCGTGGGAATTTTCATCACGCGGATGAGGACCCCAACCAGAG ATCAAGGAGAAAAAAGAATGCCGCCAGTGGAGAAAACTCTGAATCTGGAGCTGCAG GTCAAGGAGCAGGAGAAGGGAAAAAGGCTCTGTACCATTGCAATTATTGTAATAAAGATATAACTGGAAAAATCCGTATTAAGTGTGCCATGTGCCCAGATTTTGACTTGTGTATAGAGTGCTTTTCCGTTGGAGCTGAGGTGACACCTCACAAAAGCAACCATCCTTACAGGGTTATG GACAATTTGTCTTTCCCTCTTATTTGCCCAGACTGGAACGCAGATGATGAAATTTTGCTGCTAGAG GGAATCGAAATGTATGGCTTGGGAAACTGGACAGAAGTCGCTGAGCATGTTGGAACCAAAAACAAAGAGTCATGCATCGAACACTATAAGAACATATACTTGAGCTCCCCATTCTTTCCTGTTCCG GACATGTCTCACGTGGTTGGGAAAAACAGAAAAGAACTTCTTGCCATGGCAAAGGGGCAGGGTGAAGACAAGAAAG GAATTTCCATGGGGGATCTTAGTTTAAAGGCAGAATCTCCCTTCTCTCCATCTAGAGCCAA GGTTGAAGATTCACATAAAGCTGGCACTGCTAATCGTTTGTCTTCCAATTTGAATTCAG AGTCAGATTCTGGTCCCTCGGGTAACACACACTCTGCCGCTGGTGCTAACCAAAAGGCATCTAATGTGGCCAGGGGAAAAGGTGGTCCTGGAGTCATTAAAATGGAAG ATTCTCAGATAGACAGAGATTTTGGAGGAAAGAAGCCAACTTCCTCAGGAAATGAAGGCCCTTCTTTGGTAGAATTGAGTGGTTACAATGCTAAAAGACAAGAATTCGATACTGAGTATGATAATGATGCTGAACAACTACTCGCTGAAATGGAATTTAAGGATACTGACTCTGAGGAAGAGCGAGAGTTGAAATTACGTGTATTGCGTTTATATTCAAAGAG GCTTGATGAAAGAAAACGGAGGAAGGATTTCATACTCGAAAGAAATTTGTTATACCCAAATCCATTGGAGAAGGATTTAACACCCGAGGAGAAGGCAATGTGTCgaaaatatgatatattcaTGCGCTTTCATTCTAAGGAAGATCACGATGAGTTGCTTAGAACAATGATCTTTGAGCATAGAAGTTGGAAAAAGATTCAAGAGCTTAAG GAAGCCCGGTTAGCCGGTTGCCGCAATTCAGCTGATGCTGAAAAATATATCTCTTTGAAGAGAAAGAGGGAAGCAGAAGAAAATGCTCGAAGGACAAGGACAAAAGAAAGTGCTCAGGTTGGGCCGAGCAATCAGGGTATTCCAAATGCATTGACTTCTCCAGATTCAGCTAGTAAGGATCTGAGTGCAAGACCTGCAGGGCCAGCTACTTCTAGTTCTGTCAATGAGATGGATGCCATAGGATACAGTGGAGCAGATTTGCTTTCTGAAGCG GAGAAACGTTTGTGCTGTGAGCTAAGATTGTCTCCAGCCACGTATCTAAAAATGCAAGAGCAACTGTCACTGCAAATACTTGCTGGCACTGTGTCTGCAAAATCTGATGCTCATCAATTGTTCAAGTTGGATGCCATAAAAGTTGACAGGGTGTATGATATGCTCATTAAAAAGGGGATCGGTTTACCCTGA